The genomic region AAAATCGGAGGTATTTGTAACACATTCATCGGCGCCGATATCGATTCTTGTATTGAAAGTTCTTTCTTCGTTATCAAAATCAAATTCGCCGCTTGCGGTATTGGAATCTCCTGCGTTTACACAGGGCGATTGAGGCGGAATATGATAATTCTCGATACCTGCGAAAAGAGGGTTTTGGCTGATATTGCCATTGATGCCGGTCAAATCGGAAATTTGACCGCCATAGCTGCCGCTTTCATTATTCCACACATCATTGAATTTAATAACAACAAGACTGCCGTAACAATATATACCGTATCCTCTGTTTGAAGTAATAATATTATTTGCTATCAGGCCGGTTACGGTAGCATCGCATTGTATGCCCCCGCCATAATATTTTTTTAAATTATCTGATATCGTATTGTTTAGAATCAGTACATTTGCCGGACCTTTACAAAGAATTCCTCGTCCGGTATTTTGGCAGATAATATTATTTCTTATTGTCGGCTCGCTCGACCAATATAGGCTTATGCCCCCGGCATACCAATCCTCGTTTTCCGTTATGATGTTCCATTCAATCAATGGGGCCGAATAGTAATAGATATAAATCCCTCCTCCGCCTCCGGTGCATATATTATGCTGAATAGTATTCCTGATGATTTGGGGCGAAGATGTGTATGTAATGTGAATCCCGGCTCCGAGCACGGATTTATTATTGTAAACACGATTGTTTTCAGTTGTTCCGTTCGACCATTGACGCAGGTGTATTCCGCCCCCGTATGAATCTGCGTGATTATATTGAATTATGTTATTTGTAATTATCGGATTGCAATATTGAAAACCGACAATGGCGCCGCCGTCGCCGTGGTCGTAAACATTCGGGTCGCTCGGATTCGGGTCGGCAAAACCGTGGTCGATGATTGCGTTATTATCTGAAATTGTGTTATCGGTAATTATTGCGTTACTGTGGTCGTAGCAGTAGATACCGCCGCCCTGCCCGGCGAAATTTTTTGTTATGATATTTTTTCTAATGGTCGGACTCGAATGGTTTGAGCACAGTACCGCGCCGCCGCATCGGTTCCAAAGATTGCCTTTAAATTCCCAATATACCTGAAGCCAGGAACCCGTCCCTCCGGTAAGCGTGAAACCTTCGATGATCGATGCGGATGTTTCACCGCTTTTGAATGTTACCGCAGAGGCGGTATTTATATTGGCAGGGCGGTTGCCGTCAATAATTGTAGTTGCGACAATACCAGGATTATTAGGGTCTGTCGAACGGACGGTAATAGCTCTGCCGAGAAAGTTAATATTTTCAAAATATCTGCCGGGTGCGACGATTATGGTGTCGCCATTTATAGACGAGCTAATTGCCTCTTGGATAGACGGATAATCCGCGCTGGGAACATAGAGTACACCCGCACCGCATGCATCTGCAAAAAACAGCAGAAAACAAATCAAAAAAATCCTCACATCTTCTCCTTGATAGCTATATATCTGAATAATAGCAAAAAAAACGCAAAATAGCAAATGGTTACTGGTAAGTGCTTATTGACAAGTTAGTTATGATAAAAATAAACAACGAGGAATATATGTTTTTATGGGGTAGTTCAGGAGGATTTTTCAAAAATATGTCTTTTCAGTATTAAAAAGGGCAAAATTTTATCTTTTGTCCGATAAAGCCTAAAGTTTTCAGGTTCTTAAGGCCGAAAAATTAGATATAGGACTAAATTTAACGAGCGCTTAAAGTACCGTTTTTAATGTTAAAAACGCATTTTTAAGTGAATAAAGGATTATTCTATGAGAACCATAGCTGTGATTAACCAGAAGGGCGGATGCGGAAAGACTACAGTTTCTATAAATCTTGCAAGCGCCCTTGCTGCCGAAGGCAAAAAAACTTTGCTGATTGACATAGACTCGCAGGGTCATTGCGCTGTAGGTCTTGCCGTGCCGGAAGAACAGATTGAGCAGAGTATTTACGATTGTTTAATTGGCTCAAGACGCGGCGAACCTGTAAGGCTTACTGAAATTCTGTGGGAGATAAGCGACAACTTTGAGCTTGCGCCATCGAGTATCGACCTTGCGGCATTTGAACAGCAGGTCAGCGGTACTCCTGACCGTGAAAACTGTTTAAAAGATGTACTCGCAGCCGTTGCAAAGGATTACGACTATGCGGTCGTGGATTGTCCTCCGGCGGTCGGGCTTTTGACATTCAACGCGCTTCGCGCGGCAACGGATGTTATCGTGCCGGTGGAGACGGGATATTTTTCACTGCACGGCCTGAGTAAGCAGCTTGACACCTTAAGCATTTTGTGCAAACAGGGTTCACAGCATATAAATGTGATGGTTCTCGCCAGTATGTACGATATCCGCACGAAAATGGGCAGAGAAATTCTGGCCGAACTGCGAAAGAACTTCGCAGGCAGAATGTTCAAAACAGTTGTTAATTTCAATACCCGGCTCAAAGAGGCGGCAAGTCTTGGTCAGCCGATTTGCGAATACGACCCTGCCAGCAGAGGGCATAAAGATTTTCAATGCCTTGCTCAGGAACTTATAGCGACCGATACGCTGATTGAACAAAAACAGGTTGCAACTGCAATTAGCAAACAGGAATCGGCCCCGGCGGCAATCCAGCCTGCCAAGGATAAAGTAAAAGAGAGAAAGGAGATTATCGAGACTCTGGACAATAGTCTTGAATCGATAAGCTCATCGGCACAGGAGCTTCTTGCCGGCCTTAAAGGCAGTCAGCTTAAGGCAAAGAGTAAACAATCGAATATAGACAGCAAGCTGAATGATTTTTATGGCGTTCGGCAATTAGAAGGTTCTGTAAGATTTGTTACGCTTTATCCGCGGGCGAAAACTGTGCAGATTGCCGGCGATTTTAACAATTGGCAGCCGCAAAAAACCGCGCTGGTACCTGCAAAAGACGGTAAATGGGAACTGGCTTTTGAACTCGCTCCAGGCAAGTATCGTTATCGTATGGTTGTTGACGGCCAGTGGCAGCAGGACCCGTATAATGAAAAAGTCGAGGCAAATCCTTATGGAGAATATAACTCAATACTCGAAGTAAAATAATACCAAATAGTTATAAAAAATCCCGTAACCGGATAATTCCAGGTACGGGATTTTTATTGCACAAAAACAAACCGACCTTTCGCTTTAGGGGCGGAAGGTCGGTGCGACTGCAGCCTGATTACAGTCTTATTTTTCCTGCTGTAAGTCCTTAGGACTATTCAGCTTTGTCTATATCAGAGACCAGATAGTTATCGTCTGCACTCCGTGGATACCACTCATTGTTAGTTTGTATTGGCATTGGGTTAACAGCAGTGGTGCCGGCCATAGTGGTTCCAATTCCGCACTGTCTCAGGTTCTCTTCAGTGGTTGGATTTATATAACCTGCAGTAGTGGTACTTCCCCAGATAGTGTAAATATTATCCGATTCGACGCCGCAGTTGGCACTCTTTTCAAATTTTGCGTGCTGGTCGGCATAGAGAACATTCTGACCATCTTTTTGATGGTAGGTGTTATTGCCGGCTGCGATTGAATCCGGTTTCAGCTTATTGCCCACGCTATCCCAAACATACAGACGTGCAGGGGAAGCAGTGGCAGAATCTGGAGTTTGCCAGTAAGGATTTCTGTCGGCCATGATTGCCCTGGCTGGGTTCGAAGTAGTTGTTATAGGATATGCAATACCGGAACCGGTGCCGGTGGAGGCTATTGGCATAGGAAGCTGATAGGAATAGCTGTTATGTCCTTTAGCTCTGGAACCGGTTGTTTTTTGCGTGTCCCTTGAACCAAAATCCCATACATCTGTGAAGCTATTGGTTGCATAAGCGGTGGGGATTGAATATTTGGAAAGTTCGAACTTTTTCTGGTCCGAACCCGGGCAAACATACTGGTCTGGGGAAACATCAGCATATTTTACAAGCAGGTAAAGATTGGCACTCAAAGTGGTAAATTTAATAGTAATTGTTTCTGGGAATGCATTCGGGTTTCTCCAGTCCCATGAATTTATGCCTTCAATTCCGCCGGTGCCTCTGTTCCAGTAAGCGCCTGGGCTTCCGGCGACTGGGAATGATTCATACTTATCATCGGTGCTGTAGGTAAGCATAGCCTTTCCGACGCCTGCCAGGTTTGTGCCGCACATAATACGTTGAGCAAGCTGTCTGACCTTACCCAAAGCAGGCATAAGGATGGCCAACAACATTGCTATGATGGCGATAACCACCAGTAACTCAACCAGTGTAAAGCCTTTCTTTTTCATTTTTTGCCTTTCCATAATGGTTTTCCTTTCAAATTTCCGGCCGAGAGATTTACATCAAGTGCTGTCTTCGGCAACATTTTTAATTCTATAAGAGCAAACTAATCTGCACTATTCGGTCTTTGGTCGGTTTCTTGGCAAATCTCTCTGTCAGTAAACAAATTTAGGCCAAAAAGCAGCACTTTTTATGTTTTTTTCAAAAAACAGCGAAAAACCGCTAAATCATCAGGGTGCGCATCTTAAATTACATCGAAAAAAATGAAAACCAACTTTAAAACTTATAATTAAAGGTGCCAAAAAGAGGGGCTGGTAAGATATGATAGCTTTTAAAATATAATCAACTTATTCAATTATTATTATGGCCCAGCTTTTGGCTCTTATCTAATACGAGTATAAAATAACATAGTATCAAGACCGTGTCAACAAAAAAATTGAACTAAGTAAAAAGGAAAGGATAAGTAAACAAAAACGAAGAGGAAAAAGAGCTA from Phycisphaerae bacterium harbors:
- a CDS encoding right-handed parallel beta-helix repeat-containing protein, whose amino-acid sequence is MRIFLICFLLFFADACGAGVLYVPSADYPSIQEAISSSINGDTIIVAPGRYFENINFLGRAITVRSTDPNNPGIVATTIIDGNRPANINTASAVTFKSGETSASIIEGFTLTGGTGSWLQVYWEFKGNLWNRCGGAVLCSNHSSPTIRKNIITKNFAGQGGGIYCYDHSNAIITDNTISDNNAIIDHGFADPNPSDPNVYDHGDGGAIVGFQYCNPIITNNIIQYNHADSYGGGIHLRQWSNGTTENNRVYNNKSVLGAGIHITYTSSPQIIRNTIQHNICTGGGGGIYIYYYSAPLIEWNIITENEDWYAGGISLYWSSEPTIRNNIICQNTGRGILCKGPANVLILNNTISDNLKKYYGGGIQCDATVTGLIANNIITSNRGYGIYCYGSLVVIKFNDVWNNESGSYGGQISDLTGINGNISQNPLFAGIENYHIPPQSPCVNAGDSNTASGEFDFDNEERTFNTRIDIGADECVTNTSDFNNDGIVDFEDLFAFTENWLNEADFADFAVFAENWLWTGRWR
- a CDS encoding AAA family ATPase, with amino-acid sequence MRTIAVINQKGGCGKTTVSINLASALAAEGKKTLLIDIDSQGHCAVGLAVPEEQIEQSIYDCLIGSRRGEPVRLTEILWEISDNFELAPSSIDLAAFEQQVSGTPDRENCLKDVLAAVAKDYDYAVVDCPPAVGLLTFNALRAATDVIVPVETGYFSLHGLSKQLDTLSILCKQGSQHINVMVLASMYDIRTKMGREILAELRKNFAGRMFKTVVNFNTRLKEAASLGQPICEYDPASRGHKDFQCLAQELIATDTLIEQKQVATAISKQESAPAAIQPAKDKVKERKEIIETLDNSLESISSSAQELLAGLKGSQLKAKSKQSNIDSKLNDFYGVRQLEGSVRFVTLYPRAKTVQIAGDFNNWQPQKTALVPAKDGKWELAFELAPGKYRYRMVVDGQWQQDPYNEKVEANPYGEYNSILEVK
- a CDS encoding type II secretion system protein: MERQKMKKKGFTLVELLVVIAIIAMLLAILMPALGKVRQLAQRIMCGTNLAGVGKAMLTYSTDDKYESFPVAGSPGAYWNRGTGGIEGINSWDWRNPNAFPETITIKFTTLSANLYLLVKYADVSPDQYVCPGSDQKKFELSKYSIPTAYATNSFTDVWDFGSRDTQKTTGSRAKGHNSYSYQLPMPIASTGTGSGIAYPITTTSNPARAIMADRNPYWQTPDSATASPARLYVWDSVGNKLKPDSIAAGNNTYHQKDGQNVLYADQHAKFEKSANCGVESDNIYTIWGSTTTAGYINPTTEENLRQCGIGTTMAGTTAVNPMPIQTNNEWYPRSADDNYLVSDIDKAE